In a genomic window of Candidatus Stygibacter australis:
- a CDS encoding (2Fe-2S) ferredoxin domain-containing protein: MKTLAELRKIREKAQQDMKLRGSDYRYKIVVGMGTSGIAMGAREVMKAIIDEIAQRGIKDVLVTQTGEKGLSSLEPVVDVIESGKPEVTYGNMDSAKARKVIAEHIVNGRVVNDYVVSTK; this comes from the coding sequence ATGAAGACATTAGCTGAATTGAGGAAAATCCGGGAAAAGGCGCAGCAAGATATGAAGCTGCGAGGCAGTGATTACCGCTATAAGATAGTGGTAGGCATGGGAACATCAGGTATAGCAATGGGTGCTAGAGAAGTTATGAAAGCCATCATCGACGAAATAGCCCAGCGGGGCATCAAAGATGTACTGGTTACCCAAACTGGTGAAAAAGGACTTTCTTCACTGGAGCCAGTAGTAGATGTGATCGAGTCAGGGAAGCCGGAAGTCACCTATGGCAATATGGATAGTGCCAAAGCACGGAAAGTCATAGCAGAACATATAGTCAATGGTCGGGTAGTAAATGACTATGTAGTA